The sequence attaaaaatgcaaaaaacaactataaaaataattaaataagaaCCCACAATATCTACAAGTTAGTCATAAATTATGATTGTTAAATATAAGGCATTTAAACTCACAAAACCCTGTAAACTATCAATGTTTTGTTCCTagagattttctgtttgtttcgtttgttttgtttgttgttggttttttgttttttttttgttttttttttaactcctccTATCATCGCGACCTACTCGTAGAAATGATTTCAACGCAAACAGGAACCTGACACACCGCTGCAGATCCGCACGCTGTAGGTTCTCACGCACCTCAGGATCAGTCACTCACACGAGACCACGGGAGTTTGGTGCTTTTCTTCAccagatttttttgtctttttgttacttttataTCTAAAAACTGTGCTTGTTCGTTAGGCAAATAGTAATACTTCCGCATAGACTTTAAGAAAACGCGCGGTTCGGAAGcgctcctccttccctccccgcaCAGCCAGGGTCCCACTGCCCAGCTCCTCCCCTGCTTCACCCCCAGCTCACGCCTGGGTGCACCAGACCGGCTTACAGTGTGCTTTATGAACAACATCTCGCTTTTCTTGTCCGTATTATCGGTAGCattaggattatttttaatgctgcttgaatctgctgctgctggagcaagcCCCCTATGTCCCAGTGCTGCACGAGGCCACATCACTCCAGACATTAGGGCTGGGACTGCTGTATCCCCTGTGAAACCATTTCTCGCAGGTGGCAAATAAATGTCACCAAACAAATATACGTCACTGTGTCCCCCCTGCACTCCCTTCTACCTGCACAAGCACAGTGAGAGCGGAGGAAGtctccagcagccccacacCCCCTCCTTCATTCTCATCAGCAGgttggcaaaaataaaaatactaataatcTCTGTGGGTCCTCCGAGGTCGGTGTTTTCCTGTTACAGCTCACAGGAATCCTGCAATCTCCCAGATGGTAATTTATGATCATTTCTACGTGGAGAGCATCGCTTGGCTCCAGCAGAATGGGTGCTCAGGGAGCCAAAATTCAGCTCCGCCGCATctgcattataaatatataaagttCAGGACTTGTTCCCCTGGCTCCTCCGCATTTCTCCTTTCctagtttcaaaaaaaaaaaaaaaaaaaaaaaaaggcttaaaagaaaaagaaaggctttttggTTGTGAATGCCTGTTCACCAAAGGGTTTTCAGCTGAGGTCCCTGCAGCTGAGGTCTTTATTTCTGGGGGAGCATGGATAAAAATGGATCACTCCTTCAAggggtgttcaagggaaggttggacatggtgcttagggacatggtttagtggtgacattggtggtagggtgatggttggaccaggtgatcctggaggtctcttccaaccctaatgattctgtgatacttctATTCTAAGGACTGCTTCCTGATGtagttttgtgcatttttataATGGAGACTGGTGTATTaggtttcattttaataatcaCCTTTTTCTCCATACGGATATGGAGTGAAATGCATCTGTGTCTAACAATGCTCTGATACAGGGCTAAACCCAGCCCCTCCAGAAGGCAGCAAACCCTTGAGAACTGGCATTCCCCTCCTGCACCAAAACACCCACAGTGATGTCTCATGAGCAACGATTCCTCCCATCCCATTATCAGAGAGGGATCTCTGCAATCCCTGCTCTGAGAGACTTGACCCCACAGCCTATGAACCCAGGTggattgaggaaaaaaatggaaaagaaagaaaggcttCCACCTGTGCTGTACATCTGCTTAATCTCCCTGTGGTGTGATTTCTCACCGGGGAAGCAGTGAAGCAGGTTGACCACGTGTGATTAAAAAGGCCTTGCTGTGGGCTGGGATGTGGaacaggagcagggcagcttgGCTGCGGCTCTaccccagcccagccacagcATTAGCAATATCCCCAAATCATGCGGTGGTGGGCTTTGTCCCCTTGGAGGTTCCTCTGAGAAATTACACCCCAAAGCACAGGTACAGGAGTCAGCCCAATAACCAGCATTTTGGACCAGCAAGGAGCCTGGGAGGTGTTTAACCCCAGAGGGGCCATGCCACGGCATGCTGAAGCCAACCAGCCTCTGGCTCACAGGAGAAAGCAGTATGGAAGATGGCAAGCACAGAGAGAGCACATGGCCTGCCTTGGATTTCGGCATGCCAAGCCACTTTGTTAAGACACAGAAAGTAAAGAAACAGCATCCCCATCAATATCGTGCCCCTCCAGAAAGCATCCAGCACCAGCAGATTAGCAGGAAGCTTATAGGGAAGCCTCTCCCTATTGCTTCACTCATTTTGTtcccaattttattttattttgtaagcgTCTCTGAATTTGCAGCACTGTAAACGCACGGAAAGGAAGCACACGCGGCCGAGGCAAAGAGCGCAACCCTTCTGACTGTAAACAGGATTTTGCTTTTTCGCCTCTTCCCCTCAAGGGTGGGAAAGCTTGACCTCCTCGTTCCCCCTCTGCAATGTATTAATCAGGCACCAAAATAAGGAatctatgaaaaaatatttggtgcAAATTAGGTAACAGCAACATGTCCACCACAAGATGAGTAGGGCATCAAACACAACATTTCTTAAGCTAACATGCTCCAGCTGCCATCCATAGAAATAGCTAAAGGACCCCTATAACATGTTTCTACGTATTCGAGAGGTATATATACAATCCTCATGAAATGCAGGATTGACAGGCCAGACTACCACAACTAGTTCCTTCATGTTCAACACTAAATCTTCTGCAGCACGGGGTCTCTGAGCTCCGGGAATGCCAGCTCCCTTTCACCGGGCCCATATCCTGCGTATGTGCAATATCTCCTACCACTAGATATTGtaccgcctcctcctcctcctcctcctctctaaCGTGCCTGCAGACTTTTCCTCTCAATCAAATGGCTCAGAAGGCAAAAATTTTGCTGCAAGGGTTTATGGCCATACGACCTGATAAGGAAAATGGTGTGTCCAGCCAGTCCTTTCAGCTGTCCGAGCCGAGCTGTGTTTCAATGTCCACCCTGCAGATGGGGCACTTCTTGCTGGTGGCCAGCCACTGGTCCACGCACACTTGGTGGAAGAGATGCATGCAAGGTAGCCTCCTGCGGAGAGAGAAGCACCACCCGTTAGGGACCTCGTGGATGGAGGGGGTTCAGGGGGCTGAGGACATCCAGAAAGGTGCAAACTGGCCACCCAACAGCATGGTTTTGAAGCAGGTGATCCAGACCCAGGAGATCCTATGAAAATCTGgctcacctgctgctgcagggcacttCCTACCCATGGCCCATGCCAAGGTCCAACTAAAAGGCATGTGCTTTCCTAAACCCTGAGATAAACCAAGTGAATTTGTCAGGACAAGAGCAGGGAAAACCCCACCAAGGCACAGCAGTGTTATTGGGATAAGCACAACTCAGATGTCACCGAGAGGCagtggagcagagggaagggtcATACCTGACGTCTTCTCCATCTTCAAGCATGGACAGACAGATTGTGCATTTCTCATCAGTGTCCGACTCCTCTCCATCCTCCTGCTCAGCTTTGCCCTCCTGCGGTCTTCTCTGCAGCAAGGTTAAAGACATAATTTGGTTGGGAATTGATTTCCTAATGCTCCGCCAAGCCTTGGTAGTTTCAGCAAGGCAAACAGTAAGAGCTTCATCTATCAGCCAGATCCTCCAGCCTGGGGAAGCCAGCCCAGCCAAAACAGCCAGCAGAGGGAGGATGCCACCAGCACGCTGCTGGTCCACACACATCCTCCCAGAACTGGGGGCAGTGGGGCCGATGGCAGTGCCCCAAGGAGCAGCCTGTCCactgctgccccagcacagccccaccacCTCCTCGGTCCTCCATGCGCCAGGGATGGCCCCACAGTCTCCTTTGGTGGGTACCTCTCCTGCAGACCCCAAAACATGTAGGTCACTGCTTCCAGCAAGGGCACCAACCACTGTGGCCACGCCAGCTTGGCCAACAACTTAACCCCATGCTGCACCATGGGGCAGCACTTGGCCTGCCAGATCCTTCCTCTACTTTCCCACACACACCCATCccaaataatacatttttttctgcatccaCTGGAGATGTGGTCAGAGAtaactgcagcaggagctgagtcCCTTCCAACGTGGGCAATGAAACATATTTGTTGTTACTGGGGATGACAAACATGACTTTTCTACCCAAATGAGCAATTTTCCCGTTTTCTATTAGCACTACCCCAAAAATTGGCATCTGGTTCCTTAAGGGCAAGAGTTCAGCTCCATCAGAGGAGCTGCCCCTTGCAAAGTGAAAAGAGGGCGAGCTGCCCCCACACCACAGAGCGAGTGCCCTCGTGGTGAAACAGGGAGCTGTGCTACACCACCGCCTCCGCCCAGGAGTCCCACAAGATGCTAAAGCACCAGTTCTGGATTTCATGGTCCATTTTTGGGAATACTTCAGTTGATGATGCTGGTTTGCCAACCCTGAGGACTGCAACCCACTGAAGTCCTTCCTTCTGTCTGCTCCATGCACCCAACTCTTGGCCAGCTGCggggggctggcagccagttTTGGGGAGCTCACCTTCTTGTACTTGTGGGGGAAGGTGAACCTCTCGATGGTGTTCTGCACGGCACCACGGCTCACGCTGCCCAGCctgtcctccagctgcagcagctcctgcggCACGGGAACAGCAGCAAAACGGCATCAGCATTGCTTGCGGGAGGCACCAGTGGAGGAGCACAGGATACCCAATATTGCAGAAAATGGGGTGGATTCTGAGCCCGGTTTGGCaggtcagaaaacaaaaccccataGAACTGGAGGACTTCATTTATAGCCATGAAGGGAGCCAGAGTCAGCCAGAGCCAGACCCAGGCACTCTGGAATAAAACATCTTTCCCTAAGCCACCCAACCCCTTTTGCTTCCTGGTTATTACTGAAATGTCTGCAGGTCTCAATCCCATTCCCATCTGCGACTGCCAAGCCATAAGGCAGCCTTATGAGTTTATGCCAGAGCTTGCATGGATTCCCAGGGcttaaaaatttaataaacaCAGTCCCCAAGATACATACTTCATAGCTCTCCCGCACAGCCGACGTGTGCCTGCTTGGGTTCAGTCCCTGAAGAGCAAGTAACTGGAGCTGAGGATAAGGGTAATTTCTGATTTCATGAACAACCTGCAGGAagtgagggagaaaaataaagccaccTGTGCTAGCACAAAGAAATCCCTTGTGTGCCCTGATTTAAATTTAGCGcttcaaaaattgaaaatgagaGAGCAGACTGACACCTTCCCCCATGGAAGTCTTCTTTTAATAACCAAAAAAATGAGTAGatttattactaaaaaaaaaaaaaaaagtagaactcCTATAAATAATAACTACAAACTCATGTCttataaatatatcaaataaaCTCTTTGTTATAATTATTCCTATAGCATCCATAACACTGCAGCTCCAAACTCTCAACATGGATTAGcttaaaaagagatttaattttcatttttaaatgcgTTGATTTCTCTTCACCCAAGCTCTGGTATTTAAAGCTTTGCTGTAGCGTGCAGGTGTCAGGGTCGGACTATGGGCACAAGGGAAGAGCACCCTCGTGGGATTTCTGAGGCTGCTTTAAGGATGAGCAGGGCTCTGGGTGGCTCAGCTCCAAATACAGTTCCCTGCTAGGAGAAGGACCAGCAAATGACCCTGGTCAGCCCATCTTAATATTATTAAGATACTTTTGTCAAGCCCCAGCTCCACCCCTGCAACAGGTCACACACAAATTTAATAGGAGGCATCGAGGCCGATGCAGATAGCAAATACGTGAGGAGGGATGGTCTTGGGGGCTGGGCTTGGGGAATTGCCACCTATCACCAGTCCTTCTGCATGCAGGGAGCTCTGGGAACCTACAGTTCACTCCTGCAttaataacattattattaatagttATTGAGTCTCCCAGGTTTTGCAGACCAGCTTGTGAGTGCGCTGCAGGTGATGGACCGAATCTTTCCAGAGCAgctgagcttttctttcctttccctaaCCCTGAGTGCGATGATGCAACATTATCCTTTCAGACACTCCCTCCCACGGCCGGAGATAAGTGGGATTCACAGAAGACAGGTGATAGAAAGATAGCAGCCTTTATTTTGACTGCTTTCTGGCAGACAATGCATAAAACATTTCTCGGTAAAAGCATTTCACTTACCATCTGTGTCGAGGATGTGCTTCTGGGGAAGTGGTGCATCCGAGGTGTGGCCAAGTAATGCTGATAGGGCTGAGGGACCGGCCGGACCTGGAACTGGGCATGAGTCAGGCCTGCATCCACACTGAGGTCCCTGCGGGcacgaggaggaggaagatggagctgtggctgcctggcacaggctgcaATAAATCACGCTCACGGCAGGGGAGGGCTCTGAGCTGCCATGGGTGCCTCAACCCGAGGTGATGCTGCTTCTTTAAAAGTCTTGGATTTGGGCAATCACCTTTCCCTCCACCAAGGCAGAATGAAGGAGCAAGGGGATGATTTTATTGCACTAAGTATTTCTGCTAGCTGGGGTCAAGAGATGTAGGATGTAGCTTGAaaattgcagagcagtgttGTGGGGGCTCTGATCGATCCCCAGGCTTGGTAACTCAGCCTGGCCAGGTCCTTCCTGTGCCACCATCATTGCAGATGACCATATTTTGCCCTCATTTTGCAGGAATGCAGATATATGCCTGAGGGCAGAGAAACAAGGAGCAATTCTGGGTGGTTGTTAGGCCCATCATCCGTGCCTGTGACCTCCTTGGAGGTCTCCCAGCCCGGGTCACTGGAAGGCTTGTGGGAGGACAAGGGAGATATTTCCTGCCGGAAAGGGAGAGTGCATCAAACCTGGCCTCAGGGAACCCCAGAAATGTtgtttgtgaaataaataaataaatagaaggtTTTGAGAAATTTATGGATGAGACAGCTGTAGGAAACAGCGTCACACAACCAGCAGGCCACCACTGGTGAAGCAGGACATCCCTAGCAGTCCCACTGCCCCATACACAGCCTGTCCTGAGGCTCATTTTTGTGGGTTTGGGTGCTTTGTCCCTCCAGAAATCAACCCAGCTCAACCCTGCCACTTCAAGTGACCGAGATCCTAGCAAACACCGCAGCTCTGCCCAGTTCATGAGCAGATCCGAACTGCAAAACCCATCCCAGACTGCATGGATGGGATGGGAGGAGACCTAGCACAGCCTCTATCCATAATCTATCTATCTGTAATCCAATTAGCTGGTCCCTTGTCTCTCCAGCCACCGAGTCTCTCAGCAAACAAGTGCTCTGAATGTCATTCACTCTATCATAATTACAAAAGCCAGCGCTCTGATAACTATTGTCTTCGCATTTGTCAAAGCAAAACTAATTAGAGCACAGGGGTTGATCCTTGTTCCAGCCTGAAGTTCTCCTTCTCTCCACGGAGGACAGAAGCAGCGAGTGCCACGGCTTGTTAGGAGCAACCCAGACGTGTCCTGGAGCAgctgtgaaacagcagcagcgtGCCCAGCAGCAGTTAATGGACATGAGGGGACAgtaaattttattctgtgattctaaatgCAAAAATCCCTtacccagcacagcctgcatACTAGGTAATAACTCCAGTACTTTCATGCCCTCTGATAAGTAAGTCCCCCCACATCAAATTGGAGCAAAGAGGGGGTCTGTCTTTGCTAGCCATGTGCTGACCACGTGCTGGCCATGTGCTAGCCATATCCTGGACAGACAAAGCCTGGCAGAGGATAAGACGCAGTAGGAGacaggcaggagcacagccagggTGGGAATCCACAGGACTGGGCATTTTCCAGCTCCCCTGTCACATTTTTGGAGATTTATCCTGCTGCTCAAGATGGTTCCCAGGTGGATGGAAGGCTTGACTGGAAATTATCAGACGCTGGGTtcatcccagccctgcctctggccTGATGTACAACGCTGGCCATCTGCTCATATTCCCTGCCTGCAAACAGATGTGATAACCCACAGAGCACCTTGAGACCAGGGGCTGAAGGGATTTCTCAGAAACGAATGGGCATTATTAGCTTGCACAAGTAATTGcgacagcagcactgctgaactGCTGTGCGGTGCTGCATCTGGATCCTTAAACCCAGTACTGAGGCTCCTGAAGTGATGCCTGCCCAAAGCAGAACACTGCATGCAGTGGTGTTTTCCCAGGGTTTGGGGATGAACGACCAGAGCATGTTAGCTGGAGAAAACACAAACCAACCATCACCTTCCGCCTCGTGCTACAGGTACAGCATCTTGATGCTCAGAGGTGAGGTTCAACAGCTGCGATGCCTACAGTCCATGGGCTGCCAATGACCAAAAACTGAGGGATAAGGGCaagaaaactggctgaatggtCATCGATAAATGCCTGTGGAGAATGGAGCTAAGGGTGAGTTTATTTCCCCTCCAGCAGAAGATTTTAACCAAGGCTAGGCCGTCCAAGATGACCGATGACCTTCAGCCccagcttccagccctgcttcccacctcgctgcctgctgcccctgcctctgAGTGAACATTGTCACGGCTCACGTGGTGATAGCACATCAGAGGGCAGTTTTTATATCCATCTCTGGGCAAAACCGTACATGTGCCCCGAGGGGAAGTGAGTCACCCCAATACGTGTACACGGTATGTGATTTCTGGTGTGCCCACTCCTTAGGTTTTGTAAGGCAATGCAACAACAcagggggaaaaggaagggggaggaggaggggaagattAAATTGATGCTTTATCGGATCCTTCTAATGATTATAATTAAGCGGTATGCACAgaaagagaggcagagagagcgGCTCTATCCAGATGAAGCACGAACCGCTTTGCAGCCTGATCTGAACAATGTCACACCGGCCGAATTCACCTCACGGGGGTACCAGTAATGGGAACACctgagaagaaaatgacagaaggATCTGGCCATATTTTAGGTTGTATATTATTACcccagaggaggaagaaaaaccgTGTAAAAAGAACTCTCCATTTGCAGAGCAAACCGCTCAGATGTTAGGAAATGCCATAATTAAGATTTCCTGTGCCATTTTATTTTGGTCCCCTTATGCATACACATTACTATTGTCTCTAATTACATGTTCacatgctattttttcctttcaacgCACAGAATGGACTTTGCTCAGCTAACAAGGAGCTACTCAGAAGTATGTTTTTATTCTCCTATTCTTACAAGTAGGGCCCCACGCCTTCTTAAATGTGCAGGAATTCAAAACTTgctctgaaaacagagcaatCGATGCTTTGCTCAGCTTTCCCAGGGCATCAGACACTGTGATGGGAGAATGATTAGCAGGTACTAATTCATTCACCCCACcctgtggggcagggcagggctgtgcccactAATTTAGGCTACGGAAGAGTTGTGGACACTGTTTTGAGTGCCTGGTGGGCAGCAGAAGATCTCATTCAGAGAGAGATGTTGGTCTAGAGGAAACAGACCCTGGAAGATGCTTCCCTGGAGGCTGCAGCATGACAAGCCCCTGGGGAAAATTAAGGCTTAGGTGTACTCTGCATCCATGGATACATGCAGTGCCCATGGCTTGGGCAATATCGATGCCTTGATGCTATTGTACACATGCATAAATGCTTTAGCATGGACTTGTGGCTCTCAGGGATGAGTTTCCCCATTGCACACTCCCCACTTTATATCTGTTGTACTCAACCACCAGCTCAACCACTGAGCCATGAAGGTATTCACAAAACACCACAGCCCCCATGGGACTTTTTAAGCGCCTCATTCAACACAAAGGGGGAGATGAGGAAGACTTACCAGTCCGTGCCTTCGGCTAAATACCTGGGCTGGGGCCCCATGGGCTGTGGAGTTTGCAGTTGGTGGCTGAAATCAAAGCTGGGGTGCAGGCGGTGGGGCTGAACGGACATGCGCTCCTGAGCCCGCCTGCGGGAGGAGGAGAACAGAAGAGAGTTAGCGATGGGTGGGCACATGCCCACATCAATAAACAATAGGAAAACCCAAAGATTTGGGCTCGCTAGCATGCGTCCAAGTCAGAAAAGCCCAGGCAGGTGTCAAGGATGATGGGAAGAGGAACCCAGAGCTATGGCATTTATTCTTGTTCACCACTGACATGATGAAGACCTCCACTTGCACCCCCTGAAGCATCCACATGTGCTCAGTTTACAGGAGCTGCTATTTGGTGgcaacaaggagaaaaaaataaagaggaatcTAAACTTCTTCCTTAGCAGCTTTTTGCCTCTctcactattttctttttctccacagtCATCCCCATAAACAACAGACAGGACGAAGCATCTTCCCGGTGCGGGTGTTATCCATCATCATAAGGAAGCAGCAGGTTGTCTCGTCTCCCTGTGCAGTCCATAAACTCCCGGGGAACCTCATTCATTACAGGATCACTCAGGAGTAACTGATGGCAGAATTTACTCTTGCTGGCCTTTGCCAACTTTTCTCTGGGTGATGGACATGCCAGCTTGGGACCTAGCAtcttctgctccagctgcccttGTGAGCAGGGAGAGGTAAGTAGTAGGAAATACAGTGAGGTTTTTCTAGGGACTCAagtttcttcctgcagtttttGCCCATTTGAACTACCCTCTGCTCAGGGGAAGAGCATGTGCTGCTGGGTCATCGTCTGTGCTTGGGAGAGATGCAAGGTGGATGCGCAAGCAGGCTCTGCATTACAGACTGAGAACCCACGCTCCCTGCTGAGTCCCCGTTCACCGAAGGGGCTATCACAAAGATAATCCACGGGAAAACACTGGACAAACATGTCAGGAAGCTGGGAGATAAAGAGACTTCACCTTTAGGGCACCCCCAGATTCCCATTACCAGGACCTCGTGCCCAATGCCCGAAGGTTTCTGACAGCCTCCTGCAATGCAGCTGTGCTGGATGCCTTCAGGAGCAGGCTATGGGGCTGGGCGAGTGGCTCCTGCCCTCTCCCACACCACAGTCCCTCTTCTCTGACAACCTGTTTGCATATGTAATACTGCCAGCAGGTACTAAAGCAGTTTCTATGTGAAACTGTGCTCTATAGTTTTGTCTGAACTCGGCTTATGACTAAGGGATAAACACTTGTATCATCAGTGCCTCAGCCTCGCACAGATTTGCTGCCCAATTATTAACTAGTCGTTAAATCCACCTGAAATCCAGcttatgcaaaacaaaagctggaTGAGAAGAATCTGCAATTTGCAGACGGAAAGGatacagaaagaaagcatttcccGTCTGTAGCATGCTTTCCAAACAAAGCATTATCACGAAGACTCATCCTTTGGTTCCCGGTGCACGGGTACAGCCCACAAACAGCTTCCATATGCTTCCAAAAAAAGCACGCTGCTCCTACACGTTATCCGAACCCCTCTCTCAACAAACACTGACAGGATGAGGCTGGGCGGCCATTCCCacctctgctgagctgcagtaATTCTCTCTGCAGTCGTCGGCCCCGTCTAAATTTagtctgtttttcctgattGAATGTGCTGTAGATCAATGGCTTCTTTATGCCTCACTTCACAGAGGTGGATCACAGCTGGGAAGCACACCTAGGTCCAGAGGAGGGGGTTCTGCACTTGCAACACCCGGTGGGGCATGCGGATCTCATCTCCTACTTGGTTTTGAGGCAGCAGCTCACGCATGCAGTCTGCCTCTCTCTGTGATGCAGGATAGGTTCGCTGCCACCCCAGGGTGTTACACTGTGATTCCCCTACAAGTGGTGGCACTAGATGGCCTTGGGACATGCTAGGTGAGCATGGCATGGATCCCCACAGGAAGGGTACACCCCCTGGTgcaccctgccctgcagctcctggcgGATGCATTTGGGGAGAATACAGGCAAACGTAGGAAGGGAACCTAATGCTATCAGCAAGTTTTAACAGGGCTTTGCAGAAGCTGCTTTGCAAACGTGAGCCTAACAGCTTCCCAGCATCCCAGATGTGGGATggcccatccctggaggtgcttaAGGCCAACCTGGacagggctttgggcaacctggtctggtgggagatgtccctgcccatgtcagggggtCAGATGGACAATATTtagaagtcccttccaacccaactcaacccaacccaacccagcCCAACCCAACCCAGCCCAACCCAGCCCAACCCAACCTAACCtaacccaacccattctgttCCTCTGACTCCTTCAGACCACATCTGTGGAACATGAGCCCCCTTACCTGGGATGGGGCATGAGCCGGCGGTGCTGGGCCtcaaggagctgctgctggaggaggtaTTGCTGGTGTAGCGCCTGAGGTAGGAAGGAGGGTCCGGCCACGTCTTGgaagggcagggctggcactggTGCCAGGGACTGGTGCAGGGGGCCGCTGTGCTGGTGCGCGGGGGCCATGTGGGGGGTCAGCCCCGGCTGGGGCTGCACCGCGTGAGGCAGGGCGAAGTCGGCCGAAAGCTGAGGCTGGGGACCCAGGTGGAAGTGGCGGCAGGAGGTAGCATGGGGATGCTGAGACCTTTGAAAAGGAGCACCTGGAAGAGAAGAGCACGGCCGTCACGGGGGCCGGCGGTGGCTGAGGCACCCAGTTGCAGATCCAGAGGAATTTTTATGCAGACAGCcgtttgtttttctcctctgccaaAAGGCAGCGGAAAAGAGCAGGTCAGCTAATGTCGATTGctcagggaagaaaatgttgattttgactaagaggtttttttcctccaaaaaacaTTGGAACCAAAACATGGGTTTGGGTTCAAAGTAGCTTTTTGGCTCTGAACAGAAGTGCATGCTgatggaaaatttcagcttgttttggtttgcctgtctt comes from Cygnus atratus isolate AKBS03 ecotype Queensland, Australia chromosome Z, CAtr_DNAZoo_HiC_assembly, whole genome shotgun sequence and encodes:
- the ARK2C gene encoding E3 ubiquitin-protein ligase RNF165: MVLVHVGYLVLPVFGSVRNRGAPFQRSQHPHATSCRHFHLGPQPQLSADFALPHAVQPQPGLTPHMAPAHQHSGPLHQSLAPVPALPFQDVAGPSFLPQALHQQYLLQQQLLEAQHRRLMPHPRRAQERMSVQPHRLHPSFDFSHQLQTPQPMGPQPRYLAEGTDWDLSVDAGLTHAQFQVRPVPQPYQHYLATPRMHHFPRSTSSTQMVVHEIRNYPYPQLQLLALQGLNPSRHTSAVRESYEELLQLEDRLGSVSRGAVQNTIERFTFPHKYKKRRPQEGKAEQEDGEESDTDEKCTICLSMLEDGEDVRRLPCMHLFHQVCVDQWLATSKKCPICRVDIETQLGSDS